The following are encoded in a window of Rubellicoccus peritrichatus genomic DNA:
- a CDS encoding phytoene/squalene synthase family protein translates to MTPNLEKKLPAEWVVPKPESGWHTQAALADDWAACKEVTREHATSFFFASFPLPEAKKRAAYAIYALCRWCDDIIDEGEGNDNPPEKSRLLKELDAIEAGKSSLPFARAVNEVNHQYAIPRVFWEDLIEGVCMDRQSVIIHRYEELEVYCYHVASVVGLIMSKVFGLSDPAGVPHAVDMGIAMQLTNILRDVLEDFLKGRIYLPLDEMREYNTGPEAIAAKRINNQEWDAFMQMQVDRANKHYRSAEIGLSYLANDGSRFTTKLMSRVYGGILGEIEKNKLNVFAGRLYVPTWKKVLIALNAVMR, encoded by the coding sequence GTGACTCCTAATCTCGAAAAGAAACTGCCGGCCGAATGGGTCGTACCAAAGCCCGAATCAGGTTGGCACACGCAAGCCGCACTGGCTGATGACTGGGCTGCCTGCAAGGAAGTGACCCGCGAACATGCCACCAGTTTCTTCTTTGCATCCTTTCCCCTACCCGAGGCAAAAAAGCGTGCCGCCTATGCCATCTACGCGCTATGCCGCTGGTGCGACGATATCATAGACGAAGGAGAAGGTAATGATAATCCTCCGGAAAAATCACGATTGCTTAAGGAACTGGATGCGATAGAAGCCGGTAAAAGCAGCCTTCCCTTTGCCCGCGCTGTCAACGAAGTGAATCACCAATACGCCATCCCCAGAGTATTCTGGGAAGACCTGATTGAAGGCGTTTGCATGGATCGTCAGTCAGTCATCATTCATCGCTACGAAGAGCTCGAAGTTTATTGTTACCATGTGGCATCCGTCGTTGGATTGATCATGAGCAAAGTTTTCGGCTTAAGTGATCCGGCTGGGGTTCCGCATGCAGTGGATATGGGCATTGCCATGCAGTTAACCAATATCCTGCGCGATGTTCTGGAAGACTTTTTAAAAGGCCGTATCTATCTGCCCCTTGATGAGATGAGGGAATACAACACAGGCCCGGAAGCCATTGCAGCCAAGCGAATCAATAATCAGGAATGGGACGCATTCATGCAGATGCAGGTTGATCGCGCAAACAAACACTATCGATCTGCAGAGATCGGATTAAGCTACCTGGCCAACGACGGCTCACGTTTCACCACCAAACTCATGAGCCGCGTCTACGGAGGCATTCTGGGTGAGATCGAAAAGAACAAACTGAATGTCTTCGCAGGCCGACTCTACGTTCCAACCTGGAAAAAGGTATTGATCGCACTGAATGCAGTCATGCGCTAG
- a CDS encoding caspase family protein, with the protein MSNGFGKTRVLSVGITDYLPNSGFPKLNKCANNALQIRLALQETAQLNADSEFTNHLTTETTATSPSRGMIISKMMDLAAGSSTDDQILFYFSGHAHHISGIDDIFLVPQDAFTDSDPTALLSLNQVTDILQSSQAKQIIIVLDLCFSGPILSGRQTTSDPDKLLGRFIKQTKGITFLSSSESILQSYELSPHPQLTLFTAELIQALRGEPTALEQNILTTHSFFKYLSTQIEQKAKELDLPQAPILHHTNNETLLLGDFTAFLIPTHSVNFEGQPVKSLILKDSKRESTSSILTNWKDRRLTIEQLEYAANRALTEYLQEELDSLRSGLRKELNFSASELDNEGKQLIFPGGSLTYTFKGQTKDLGLLIRELSLTPDWFDKPDQLKRLIETFELSSEAFVWELGLILEPLKQIASLEAKGWHPLSESISMTKFEKEGVIMTIEPERITFEGLNILSMLEADGQNSSAAECVGDTLQLLPTS; encoded by the coding sequence ATGTCTAATGGATTTGGCAAAACCAGGGTTCTTAGTGTTGGTATCACGGATTATTTGCCTAACTCAGGTTTTCCCAAGCTCAATAAATGCGCAAATAACGCATTGCAGATTCGTTTGGCGCTTCAGGAAACTGCGCAGTTAAATGCGGACTCGGAATTCACTAATCACCTTACTACTGAAACAACGGCAACGTCACCAAGCAGGGGAATGATCATTAGCAAAATGATGGACCTGGCTGCTGGTTCGAGCACCGATGATCAAATCCTCTTTTACTTCAGTGGCCATGCACACCACATAAGTGGCATCGACGATATATTCCTGGTTCCGCAGGATGCGTTTACAGACTCAGACCCCACCGCTTTACTTTCGTTAAATCAAGTAACCGACATTCTACAGTCATCCCAAGCCAAACAGATCATCATTGTGTTGGATTTATGCTTCAGCGGCCCAATATTGTCCGGTAGGCAAACGACATCCGATCCCGACAAGCTATTGGGTCGGTTCATAAAACAGACAAAAGGGATAACCTTTTTATCTTCAAGTGAATCAATTCTGCAATCGTATGAGCTGTCGCCCCATCCTCAGCTCACGCTATTTACAGCCGAATTGATCCAGGCCCTCCGGGGTGAGCCCACAGCACTCGAGCAGAATATACTCACCACGCACTCTTTCTTTAAGTATCTCTCCACTCAGATTGAGCAAAAGGCTAAGGAACTCGATCTTCCACAAGCTCCGATTCTGCATCACACCAACAATGAAACTTTGTTGCTCGGAGATTTTACTGCATTTCTGATTCCTACTCATTCCGTAAACTTCGAAGGACAACCAGTCAAAAGCCTGATCCTGAAAGACTCAAAAAGGGAATCAACCAGCAGCATACTGACAAATTGGAAAGATCGCCGATTGACCATCGAACAATTGGAGTATGCGGCGAACAGAGCGTTGACCGAATACCTGCAGGAAGAACTCGACAGCCTCCGGTCAGGGCTTCGAAAAGAACTCAACTTCTCTGCCTCTGAGTTAGATAACGAAGGCAAACAACTCATTTTCCCCGGAGGCAGTCTTACTTACACTTTCAAAGGCCAAACCAAAGACCTCGGCTTGTTAATCCGAGAGCTTTCATTGACTCCGGACTGGTTCGACAAACCAGATCAACTCAAACGCTTGATCGAAACGTTTGAACTCAGTTCCGAAGCATTCGTCTGGGAACTCGGCCTTATACTCGAGCCACTAAAGCAAATCGCATCCCTGGAGGCAAAAGGTTGGCATCCACTTTCCGAGAGTATTTCGATGACAAAATTCGAAAAAGAAGGGGTCATTATGACAATCGAACCTGAACGCATCACCTTTGAAGGGCTCAATATTCTGAGTATGCTTGAGGCAGATGGTCAAAACAGCTCTGCTGCCGAATGCGTTGGGGACACGCTTCAACTTTTGCCAACAAGCTAA